A segment of the Bdellovibrio bacteriovorus genome:
TTTATCAAAAGGCAGAATCCTGTTTCACACATCCATCCCCGCCAGTCACAGTTTGACTGAAAAAATGAGGCCGCCGTGAAAGACGGCCTCGTCGCAGGAAACAGATCAAATTGTCAGCTCGTTTTACAGAGCTCGGGTCGTTACACTTGAGGGTGATCTTGATCAGTCAAGATCGGGAACCTAGGTCACTCCAGGATTAACCCTGGAATGACTTGTTCAAGAGTCCAAGTGCTACGTTAGCTTGGGAATTCGCTTGTGCTAGGACGGAAGTACCGGCTTGCAACAAGATGTTGTTCTTGGTCATTTCAGATGTCTCTTCAGCTACATCCACATCTCTGATACGAGAGTTAGCGGCTGACATGTTCTCTACAGACACTTGAATGTTTGAAACTGTAGATTGAAGACGATTCTGGATCGCACCGAAGTCTGCACGCATTGCGGAGACACTGACGATCGCCTGGTCAATCGCCGCCAAAGCGTTCTGTGCAGAAGCTTTGTCAGAAACTGAAGTCAGGTTCACACCCAAAGCTGCAGAGTTTGCATCGGCTTTGGAAGCGTCGAAAGAGATACGGTCGATTTCAGGATTATTTCTGGTACCAACTTGGAAGTCCAGGATGGATCCCACACCCGCCAGCAACTGAGTTCCGTTGAACTCTGTACCTTCGGAGATACGGTCGATCTCGGAAACCAGCTGATCGTATTCCACGTTCAGGAACTGTCTTTCTACAGGACCGATAG
Coding sequences within it:
- a CDS encoding flagellin N-terminal helical domain-containing protein, which gives rise to MGLRINTNSASLNAQRVLWGTKIGLDKSMEKLASGFRINRAGDDAAGLAISENLKAQIRGLKQASRNAQDGISLVQVAEGSMNEISSILIRLRELSVQAASDTIGPVERQFLNVEYDQLVSEIDRISEGTEFNGTQLLAGVGSILDFQVGTRNNPEIDRISFDASKADANSAALGVNLTSVSDKASAQNALAAIDQAIVSVSAMRADFGAIQNRLQSTVSNIQVSVENMSAANSRIRDVDVAEETSEMTKNNILLQAGTSVLAQANSQANVALGLLNKSFQG